From the Acetobacter aceti genome, one window contains:
- a CDS encoding fumarylacetoacetate hydrolase family protein encodes MHYFFEPVSIPSVPVLETEARFPVHRIWCVGRNYGEHTREMGGDPAHDLPIFFAKPSDAVTMEEVLPYPLHTEDLHHEIELAVAIGQQGVNIAVQDALDHVFGYALALDMTRRDLQAVAKKAGQPWDLSKGFDQSCPISTIVPVSKAGHLVKGRISLSVNGTVRQHGDISDLIWSVPEVISILSSFVELRPGDLILTGTPSGVGPVKPGDRLEGECEGVGKLHVRYTER; translated from the coding sequence ATGCATTATTTCTTTGAGCCTGTTTCGATTCCGTCCGTCCCAGTCCTTGAGACTGAAGCACGATTCCCGGTTCATCGGATCTGGTGTGTCGGACGCAACTATGGAGAACATACGCGGGAAATGGGGGGAGATCCCGCACATGACCTTCCGATCTTTTTTGCAAAACCCTCTGATGCAGTCACAATGGAAGAGGTTCTTCCCTATCCATTGCACACAGAAGATCTACACCATGAAATTGAACTGGCTGTAGCGATTGGTCAGCAGGGCGTGAATATTGCCGTGCAGGACGCGCTGGATCATGTGTTCGGTTATGCTCTGGCTTTAGACATGACGCGGCGTGATCTGCAGGCCGTCGCCAAGAAAGCCGGTCAACCATGGGATCTGAGTAAAGGTTTCGACCAGTCCTGTCCGATCAGCACGATTGTGCCGGTGTCGAAGGCGGGGCATCTGGTGAAAGGACGGATCAGTCTTTCGGTCAACGGAACGGTGCGTCAGCACGGGGATATCAGTGACCTCATCTGGTCAGTTCCGGAAGTTATTTCCATCCTCTCGAGTTTTGTCGAATTGCGTCCGGGAGATCTTATCCTCACCGGCACGCCATCCGGTGTGGGGCCTGTGAAGCCGGGAGACAGACTCGAAGGAGAATGTGAAGGCGTCGGGAAGCTTCATGTGCGTTACACGGAGCGCTGA
- a CDS encoding glycosyltransferase, translated as MKAPLPTSRQITQFIGYFDRLEGLEVRGWACNLAAPRVPATLHVIIDGQEVGSVICDQPRSDVQENIGVMTPNLGFSFVLPDSFADGREHRIGLRFPNRSVVPCLVTEDGTIKEEDVKIVLQPRFNYESCVDGFSRGALRGWVQRINAANGNREGQCEVAVFIDGAPFARIRADRFRGDVASAVGGEANCGFELVIPKHRRQTGARTISFFAVPGDVELMGSPINTSLVDNRLEEHLLGVSETIARLHREISSLRATVNNLLPEQRFNLGDYDNWARRYFNVLRARVAERRQQLGAGFVAKGPLVSVICPTYKPDMTDFIAAVESVMAQTWSNWELIVVDDGGKSLEVAARMAEYCRNDPRIKLIRLKKNLGISGATNEGVKAAKGSWVAFFDHDDAMVDVALEAMLQAASGLDPQVIYSDEDKIDQAGYFLEPNFKPDFDYRYLLGCNYICHLTMVRTDVLRQVGDLNASYDGAQDHDLMLRLTEIVPREGFLHVPEVLYHWRKTPNSTAMTIANKQYAVNAGVRAVADHLRRVGHEARVEAINDLTIYNVWWGISREPTVSIIIPFRNQTALTRECVSRILEHTDYKAYDIILVDNWSTDEDALAFCKEISRNKRVQVLSIREEFNFSRLNNLAAATCSSEFFFFMNNDLFVEDPKWLKTIVGEALAGEDIGAVGGKFLYPNGAIQHVGVVVGPDGVASHAHRGLQAHDYGYISRAILSHEVTAVTAAGMLVRAEAFREAGGFDEINLKVAYNDVDLCLKMREAGWRIVQCNNFVAVHHESVSRGSDDRPEHEARFFAETQHMHQYWGDHAIYQRDPAYSPHFMLDQSYYDLVTPE; from the coding sequence ATGAAAGCTCCATTGCCGACTTCCCGTCAGATTACGCAGTTTATTGGTTATTTCGATCGTCTGGAGGGGCTGGAAGTAAGGGGGTGGGCCTGTAATCTGGCTGCGCCGCGTGTGCCTGCCACGCTTCACGTCATTATTGACGGACAGGAAGTCGGGTCCGTGATCTGCGATCAGCCGCGATCGGACGTGCAGGAAAACATCGGGGTCATGACGCCCAATCTTGGCTTCTCCTTCGTGCTGCCGGATTCGTTTGCTGATGGCAGGGAGCATCGGATCGGGCTGCGGTTTCCGAATCGTTCGGTCGTACCCTGTCTGGTGACAGAGGACGGCACGATCAAGGAAGAAGACGTCAAGATCGTTCTTCAGCCGCGTTTCAATTACGAATCCTGCGTGGATGGCTTCTCGCGGGGCGCGCTGCGGGGATGGGTGCAACGCATCAATGCGGCGAATGGGAACCGTGAAGGGCAGTGCGAAGTCGCGGTTTTTATCGATGGAGCGCCTTTCGCGCGCATTCGTGCGGACCGTTTTCGGGGTGATGTGGCGTCGGCCGTAGGAGGCGAGGCAAACTGCGGTTTCGAACTGGTCATCCCGAAGCATCGTCGTCAGACAGGTGCCCGGACGATCAGTTTCTTTGCTGTGCCGGGCGATGTGGAACTGATGGGTAGTCCCATCAACACGTCGCTGGTTGATAACAGGCTCGAAGAGCATCTGCTGGGCGTCAGCGAAACCATCGCGCGCCTTCATCGTGAAATCTCGTCCCTGCGTGCGACAGTAAACAACCTGCTCCCCGAGCAGCGGTTCAATCTTGGCGATTATGACAACTGGGCGCGTCGTTACTTCAATGTTCTGAGGGCTCGCGTAGCGGAGCGTCGCCAGCAGCTTGGCGCGGGCTTTGTCGCCAAGGGGCCGCTGGTGAGTGTCATCTGTCCGACCTACAAACCGGACATGACCGACTTCATCGCCGCAGTTGAATCGGTCATGGCGCAGACCTGGAGCAACTGGGAGCTCATCGTCGTGGACGATGGCGGGAAGTCTCTGGAAGTTGCGGCGAGGATGGCGGAATATTGCCGGAATGATCCTCGTATCAAATTGATTCGTCTGAAAAAAAATCTGGGAATTTCCGGAGCGACAAACGAGGGCGTCAAGGCGGCGAAAGGCAGCTGGGTCGCGTTCTTTGACCACGATGACGCCATGGTTGACGTGGCTCTGGAGGCCATGTTGCAGGCGGCTTCGGGCCTTGATCCTCAGGTGATTTATTCAGACGAGGACAAGATCGATCAGGCTGGGTATTTTCTGGAGCCGAATTTCAAGCCTGATTTTGATTACCGGTATCTGCTGGGCTGTAACTACATCTGCCATCTCACCATGGTGCGTACGGATGTGCTGCGTCAGGTCGGGGATCTGAACGCCAGTTATGATGGCGCGCAGGATCATGATCTGATGTTGCGTCTGACGGAGATCGTGCCGCGTGAAGGCTTCCTGCATGTTCCGGAAGTTCTTTATCACTGGCGGAAGACTCCGAACTCGACAGCGATGACGATTGCCAACAAGCAGTATGCGGTGAATGCCGGTGTCCGGGCTGTCGCCGATCATCTGAGGCGTGTCGGACATGAGGCGCGGGTCGAGGCGATCAATGATCTGACCATCTACAATGTGTGGTGGGGGATCAGTCGCGAGCCGACGGTATCGATCATTATTCCGTTCCGTAATCAGACGGCTCTGACCCGGGAATGTGTTTCACGGATACTGGAACACACGGATTACAAGGCTTATGACATCATTCTGGTCGATAACTGGTCGACAGATGAAGATGCGCTGGCCTTCTGCAAGGAGATTTCCCGGAACAAGCGCGTTCAGGTTCTTTCGATCCGGGAAGAGTTCAATTTCTCGCGTCTGAACAATCTTGCTGCGGCGACCTGCTCATCCGAATTCTTTTTCTTCATGAACAACGATCTTTTCGTGGAAGATCCCAAATGGCTGAAAACCATTGTGGGAGAAGCGCTCGCGGGTGAGGATATCGGGGCTGTCGGCGGGAAGTTCCTCTATCCCAACGGCGCTATCCAGCATGTGGGTGTGGTGGTGGGCCCCGATGGCGTGGCGTCCCATGCGCATCGCGGACTTCAGGCGCATGACTATGGCTATATTTCCCGCGCCATTCTGTCGCATGAAGTCACGGCAGTCACGGCGGCGGGCATGCTGGTTCGCGCCGAAGCCTTCCGCGAGGCCGGTGGCTTTGATGAGATTAATCTGAAAGTCGCTTATAATGACGTCGATCTCTGCCTGAAGATGCGTGAGGCCGGTTGGCGTATTGTCCAGTGCAACAATTTCGTGGCGGTGCACCATGAGAGTGTGTCGCGTGGAAGCGATGATCGGCCCGAGCATGAGGCCCGGTTCTTTGCCGAGACCCAGCATATGCATCAGTATTGGGGTGACCATGCGATCTATCAGCGTGACCCGGCCTATTCGCCGCATTTCATGCTTGATCAGAGTTATTATGATCTGGTCACGCCGGAATAA